In Microbacterium laevaniformans, a single window of DNA contains:
- a CDS encoding NYN domain-containing protein translates to MVELQGNRVAVYLDFDNIVMSWYDRVHGRNSYAADRQKIIADPDAPEIAQRLKDATIDVGAIIDYAASFGTLVLTRAYADWSSPVNALYRSQLVARAVDLVQLFPAAAYAKNGADIRLAVDTVEDMFRLPDLTHVVIVAGDSDYVPLAQRCKRLGRVVVGVGVAGSTAKSLAAACDQFDSYDSLPGVVLPASAATQKKADAAATSAPSSSRRRKKTEDPTAELLGRALRLEQERTDDEWVHLSAVKNLLKRMDPSFSEKALGHRSFSDFVKAYPGVADIDETTNIVRVRPHSGDDGTADGS, encoded by the coding sequence ATGGTCGAACTGCAGGGCAACCGCGTCGCCGTCTACCTCGACTTCGACAACATCGTCATGAGTTGGTACGACCGCGTGCACGGGCGCAACTCCTACGCCGCCGACCGCCAGAAGATCATCGCCGACCCCGATGCCCCCGAGATCGCACAGCGTCTGAAGGATGCCACGATCGATGTCGGGGCGATCATCGACTACGCGGCCTCCTTCGGAACCCTCGTGCTCACGCGCGCCTATGCCGACTGGTCGTCGCCGGTCAACGCGCTCTACCGTTCGCAGCTGGTGGCCCGCGCCGTCGACCTCGTGCAGCTGTTCCCCGCGGCGGCGTACGCGAAGAACGGCGCCGACATCCGCCTGGCGGTCGACACCGTCGAGGACATGTTCCGCCTGCCCGACCTCACCCACGTCGTGATCGTCGCCGGAGACAGCGACTACGTCCCGCTCGCGCAGCGCTGCAAGCGTCTCGGACGCGTCGTGGTGGGTGTCGGCGTGGCCGGTTCGACGGCCAAGTCGCTCGCAGCGGCGTGCGACCAGTTCGACTCCTACGACTCGCTGCCCGGAGTGGTGCTGCCCGCGTCGGCTGCGACCCAGAAGAAGGCGGATGCCGCCGCCACCTCGGCCCCCTCTTCGTCGCGCCGGCGCAAGAAGACCGAAGACCCGACGGCTGAGCTTCTCGGGCGTGCGCTGCGTCTGGAGCAGGAGCGCACCGACGACGAGTGGGTGCACCTGTCGGCGGTGAAGAACCTGCTCAAGCGCATGGATCCGTCCTTCAGCGAGAAGGCGCTGGGGCACCGGTCCTTCTCCGACTTCGTGAAGGCCTACCCCGGCGTCGCCGACATCGACGAGACGACGAACATCGTGCGGGTGCGTCCCCACTCCGGCGACGACGGCACGGCCGACGGGAGCTGA
- a CDS encoding response regulator — protein MTTPLRVLVVDDDFRVAGLHREIVAERSAYRALEPARTLADATAAVRSEHPDLLLVDAYLPDGDGIAFVRETPIDAFVLSAATDAATVRRALRAGALGYLVKPFERRTLVDVLDRYARFRNVLDEQRTVSQDEIDRALGILHAASDTSSVSRSATEQVILGALGDDESSASEIADRAGVSRATAQRHLAALATRGIVEVRLRYGTTGRPEHRYARRRT, from the coding sequence ATGACGACACCTCTGCGCGTCCTCGTCGTCGACGACGACTTCCGCGTCGCAGGGCTGCATCGCGAGATCGTGGCGGAGAGATCCGCCTACCGCGCACTCGAGCCCGCGCGCACGCTCGCCGACGCGACCGCCGCCGTCCGCTCCGAGCACCCTGACCTTCTGCTCGTCGACGCGTATCTGCCGGACGGCGACGGGATCGCCTTCGTGCGCGAGACCCCGATCGACGCCTTCGTACTCTCGGCCGCGACCGACGCGGCGACCGTGCGCCGCGCCCTGCGCGCCGGCGCCCTCGGCTACCTCGTCAAGCCGTTCGAGCGGCGCACGCTCGTCGACGTCCTCGATCGCTACGCCCGCTTCCGCAACGTGCTCGACGAACAGCGCACGGTGTCTCAGGACGAGATCGATCGGGCCCTCGGCATCCTCCACGCGGCAAGCGACACGTCCTCCGTATCGCGATCGGCGACGGAGCAGGTGATCCTCGGGGCCCTCGGCGACGACGAGTCCTCGGCATCGGAGATCGCCGATCGCGCCGGCGTCTCTCGCGCCACCGCGCAGCGTCACCTCGCGGCGTTGGCGACCCGCGGCATCGTGGAGGTGCGGCTGCGCTACGGCACCACTGGCCGCCCGGAGCACCGGTACGCGCGGCGACGCACGTAG
- a CDS encoding Gfo/Idh/MocA family protein: MTDNAPGTTVPTAPIRWGILATGGIAHAFTKDLRTAGLTVTAVGSRRPESARAFAADHDIPHAHGSYEELVADPDVDIVYVASPHSHHREHAILALEAGKHVLIEKAVTLDADEAIAIRDIAAGRGLLAMEAMWTRYLPHMVRIRELIADGTLGEVRAVIADHTQSLPTDPAHRLNALELGGGALLDLGIYPVSFAWDVLGPMTEIRAVGRLGDTGADTEVAIAAVHAGGAVSSIATSSRAAGPNTAHVVGTKARIDIDRVWYEPTSFRVTATDGTVIEEYRSEVDGRGMQFQALAAERLLREGRTDSDLLPFAESIAIMHALDDVRGQLGVAYPKVR; encoded by the coding sequence ATGACCGACAACGCCCCCGGCACGACCGTGCCGACCGCGCCCATCCGCTGGGGAATCCTCGCCACGGGCGGCATCGCCCATGCGTTCACAAAGGACCTGCGGACGGCGGGTCTCACCGTCACCGCGGTCGGATCGCGCCGTCCGGAGTCGGCGCGCGCGTTCGCCGCCGACCATGACATCCCCCACGCGCACGGGTCGTACGAGGAGCTCGTCGCCGACCCCGACGTCGACATCGTCTACGTCGCCTCGCCGCACAGCCACCACCGGGAGCACGCGATCCTCGCGCTCGAGGCCGGCAAGCACGTTCTCATCGAGAAGGCCGTGACGCTGGATGCCGATGAGGCCATCGCGATCCGTGACATCGCCGCCGGGCGCGGACTGCTGGCGATGGAGGCGATGTGGACGCGGTATCTGCCGCACATGGTCCGCATTCGTGAGCTCATCGCCGACGGCACGCTGGGCGAGGTGCGCGCCGTCATCGCCGACCACACGCAGTCGCTTCCCACCGACCCGGCGCATCGATTGAACGCGCTCGAACTCGGCGGGGGCGCCCTCCTGGATCTCGGCATCTATCCCGTCTCCTTCGCGTGGGACGTGCTCGGGCCGATGACCGAGATCCGTGCCGTGGGCCGCCTCGGCGACACCGGAGCCGACACCGAGGTCGCGATCGCCGCCGTCCACGCGGGCGGCGCGGTCTCGTCGATCGCGACCAGCTCGCGCGCCGCCGGCCCGAACACGGCCCACGTGGTCGGCACGAAGGCGCGGATCGACATCGATCGCGTCTGGTACGAGCCCACCTCCTTCCGGGTCACCGCGACCGACGGCACCGTGATCGAGGAGTACCGCTCTGAGGTGGATGGCCGCGGCATGCAGTTCCAGGCCCTCGCCGCCGAGCGGTTGCTGCGGGAGGGGCGCACCGACAGCGACCTGCTGCCGTTCGCGGAGTCGATCGCGATCATGCACGCGCTCGACGACGTGCGAGGCCAGCTCGGCGTGGCCTACCCGAAGGTGCGCTGA
- a CDS encoding DoxX family protein — translation MKTFARWLLAAGMMFAGLSHLFWARKEFQAQVPDVVTDVLPIDKDAVVVASGAVEIMLGAALVVLPKERRRVGALLAAFFIAIFPGNIAQAVDRRPAFGLDSDAARLTRLLFQPLLVAWALLATRD, via the coding sequence ATGAAGACGTTCGCGCGATGGCTGCTGGCCGCCGGCATGATGTTCGCCGGTCTGTCCCACCTGTTCTGGGCCAGAAAGGAGTTCCAGGCGCAGGTCCCCGACGTCGTCACCGATGTCCTGCCGATCGACAAGGACGCCGTCGTGGTCGCCTCCGGCGCGGTGGAGATCATGCTCGGAGCCGCTCTGGTCGTGCTGCCGAAGGAGCGCAGGCGTGTCGGCGCCCTTCTCGCCGCGTTCTTCATCGCGATCTTCCCCGGCAACATCGCGCAGGCCGTGGATCGGCGTCCGGCCTTCGGTCTGGACAGCGATGCCGCTCGTCTGACGCGCTTGCTCTTCCAGCCGCTGCTGGTCGCCTGGGCGCTGCTCGCGACCCGAGACTGA
- a CDS encoding MFS transporter produces the protein MVSATASHGTPPQSGLRRVVSASMAGTIVEWYEFFLYATAATLVFNLIMFPPSDDPYAGIIAAFVTYAVGFIARPLGGIVFGHFGDKYGRKKLLQLAIILVGVATFLMGCLPTFQQVGYWAPALLVLLRFAQGFAVGGEWGGGVLLVAEHSPDKTRGFWASFPQAAVPIGNLVATVVLLVLSRTLSAEAFLAWGWRVGFWLSVVIVAIGYYIRTKISDAPIFLEAQKEAEEQKHDRYGVFEVVRRYPRGVLTAMGLRFAENIMYYLVVTFSITYLKIALDVNTAEILGMLVIAHIVHMIVIPLVGALADRIGRKPVYAIGTVGAAAWGFIAFPMFNTKEPAIIILAICLGLVIHSFMYAPQPAIMSEMFPTRMRYSGVSLGYQVTSIVAGSLAPIIATALLSASGSYIPVALYLALAAAITLIAVVSMRETKGSSLHELDRVDRERLVTETGTVRVQAPR, from the coding sequence ATGGTTTCAGCGACCGCATCGCATGGCACACCCCCGCAGTCCGGTCTTCGCCGGGTCGTCAGCGCCTCGATGGCCGGAACGATCGTGGAGTGGTACGAGTTCTTCCTCTATGCCACGGCGGCCACGCTCGTGTTCAACCTGATCATGTTCCCGCCGTCCGACGACCCCTACGCCGGCATCATCGCGGCGTTCGTCACCTATGCGGTCGGCTTCATCGCCCGCCCGCTGGGCGGCATCGTGTTCGGCCACTTCGGTGACAAGTACGGACGCAAGAAGCTCCTGCAGCTGGCCATCATCCTCGTCGGTGTGGCGACGTTCCTCATGGGCTGCCTGCCGACCTTCCAGCAGGTCGGCTACTGGGCGCCGGCACTGCTGGTGCTGCTGCGCTTCGCCCAGGGCTTCGCTGTCGGCGGTGAATGGGGCGGCGGCGTCCTGCTGGTCGCCGAGCACTCCCCCGACAAGACACGCGGATTCTGGGCGTCATTCCCCCAGGCGGCCGTGCCGATCGGCAACCTCGTCGCGACCGTCGTGCTGCTCGTGCTCAGCCGCACCCTATCCGCGGAGGCGTTCCTCGCCTGGGGCTGGCGGGTCGGGTTCTGGCTGTCGGTGGTGATCGTGGCGATCGGCTACTACATACGCACCAAGATCAGCGATGCGCCGATCTTCCTCGAAGCGCAGAAAGAGGCGGAGGAGCAGAAGCACGACCGTTACGGCGTTTTTGAGGTCGTCCGCCGCTATCCGCGCGGCGTGCTCACCGCGATGGGTCTGCGCTTCGCGGAGAACATCATGTACTACCTCGTGGTCACCTTCTCGATCACGTACCTGAAGATCGCCCTCGATGTGAACACGGCCGAGATCCTCGGCATGCTGGTGATCGCCCACATCGTCCACATGATCGTCATCCCGCTGGTCGGTGCCCTCGCCGACCGCATCGGGCGCAAGCCCGTCTACGCGATCGGCACGGTCGGCGCGGCAGCGTGGGGCTTCATCGCCTTCCCGATGTTCAACACGAAGGAGCCGGCGATCATCATCCTGGCGATCTGCCTGGGCCTGGTGATCCACTCCTTCATGTACGCCCCTCAGCCGGCGATCATGTCGGAGATGTTCCCGACCCGCATGCGGTATTCCGGCGTCTCGCTCGGCTACCAGGTGACGTCCATCGTCGCCGGCTCGCTCGCGCCGATCATCGCGACGGCCCTGCTGTCGGCCTCGGGCAGCTACATCCCCGTCGCACTGTATCTGGCGCTCGCCGCCGCGATCACGCTCATCGCGGTGGTCTCGATGCGCGAGACCAAGGGCAGCTCCCTGCACGAGCTCGACCGCGTGGATCGCGAGCGCCTGGTCACCGAGACGGGAACCGTGCGGGTGCAGGCCCCGCGCTGA
- a CDS encoding sensor histidine kinase, whose product MLVQLATVAVVVAACVLVFVLLGIQQLRAAAETSALNIARTVAVDPQVRAAVAEISADPGTPRGADLRDAPLQDLAADVTARTGTLFVVITDDHGIRLAHPDPALLGQPVSTDFREVLAGNEVVTWQQGTLGVSARAKVPIWPPGAEGVRPANVSPVGEVSVGFEPASVFDDLPALLGGVAAAAGAGVMLAAVAGIMLRRRWERLTLGLQPEELVALVQNQAAVLDGVGDGVVALDDDGVVRLCNEAARRMLGLEEPTGATLEQLGIAPAILAAARDGTASEGVVVGERVLYADAQPVRRGGRDLGTVLIVRDRTDVAALSERLDTVRAMTGALRVQRHEFANRLHVAVGMLDADRPGEAREFLGEQLHRGPVDYPVENIDRIGDSLLHALIGAHGLEAGERGVRVSVDPDSLLLAPLIEVEDVAAVLGNLVDNAVRAAVEGAPPRHVQIGCFGDGHDLVLTVADSGAGVAADIDLFSRGRRDAADIDRVHGLGVGLPLSRELARRRGGEVWLIAAGGTAPHTGAVFGARLHGVLGDVPAEDSPESGPAPDVFADRRDPTS is encoded by the coding sequence ATGCTCGTGCAGCTGGCGACGGTCGCCGTCGTCGTCGCCGCCTGCGTGCTCGTCTTCGTGCTGCTCGGCATCCAGCAGCTGCGGGCCGCGGCCGAGACGTCGGCCCTGAACATCGCCCGCACCGTCGCCGTCGATCCGCAGGTACGCGCGGCGGTGGCCGAGATCAGCGCCGATCCCGGAACACCCCGCGGCGCGGACCTGAGGGACGCTCCGCTGCAGGATCTGGCCGCCGACGTCACCGCGCGCACCGGCACCCTGTTCGTCGTGATCACCGATGACCACGGCATCCGACTGGCCCACCCGGACCCCGCCCTCCTCGGCCAGCCGGTCAGCACCGACTTCCGCGAGGTGCTCGCCGGCAACGAGGTCGTCACGTGGCAGCAGGGCACGCTCGGCGTCTCGGCACGCGCGAAGGTGCCGATCTGGCCTCCGGGAGCGGAGGGCGTCCGCCCGGCGAACGTCTCCCCGGTCGGCGAGGTGAGCGTGGGGTTCGAACCGGCCAGCGTGTTCGATGATCTGCCGGCGCTGCTCGGCGGAGTCGCCGCGGCCGCCGGTGCCGGCGTGATGCTCGCGGCGGTCGCCGGGATCATGCTGCGACGGCGATGGGAACGGCTCACGTTGGGTCTGCAGCCGGAAGAGCTCGTCGCTCTCGTGCAGAATCAGGCCGCCGTCCTCGACGGGGTCGGCGACGGGGTCGTGGCCCTCGACGACGACGGCGTCGTGCGCCTCTGCAATGAAGCAGCGCGGCGGATGCTGGGGCTCGAGGAGCCCACGGGGGCGACGTTGGAGCAGCTGGGCATCGCCCCCGCGATCCTCGCAGCGGCCCGTGACGGCACGGCGAGCGAGGGTGTGGTCGTGGGTGAGCGGGTGCTCTACGCCGATGCGCAGCCGGTGCGCCGCGGCGGGCGCGACCTCGGCACCGTGCTGATCGTCCGCGACCGCACCGACGTCGCCGCGCTCAGCGAGCGACTCGACACGGTGCGGGCCATGACCGGCGCGCTGCGGGTTCAGCGTCACGAGTTCGCCAACCGCCTGCACGTCGCCGTCGGCATGCTCGACGCCGACCGCCCGGGCGAGGCGCGGGAGTTCCTGGGCGAGCAGCTGCATCGCGGACCGGTCGACTACCCCGTCGAGAACATCGACCGTATCGGCGACAGCCTCCTGCATGCCCTCATCGGCGCCCATGGCCTCGAGGCAGGCGAGCGCGGCGTACGCGTATCCGTCGACCCGGACTCGCTGCTGCTGGCACCGCTGATCGAGGTGGAGGATGTGGCCGCCGTGCTCGGCAACCTCGTCGACAACGCGGTGCGCGCTGCCGTCGAGGGCGCCCCGCCGCGCCATGTGCAGATCGGGTGCTTCGGCGACGGGCACGATCTGGTCCTCACCGTCGCCGACTCCGGCGCGGGGGTGGCCGCCGACATCGATCTCTTCTCACGCGGCCGTCGCGACGCTGCCGACATCGACCGGGTGCACGGGCTCGGCGTGGGCCTGCCGTTGTCCCGCGAGCTCGCGCGCCGCCGCGGCGGCGAGGTGTGGCTCATCGCGGCCGGAGGAACCGCACCGCACACGGGTGCCGTGTTCGGCGCCCGGCTGCACGGCGTTCTCGGCGACGTCCCCGCCGAGGACTCCCCCGAATCCGGCCCTGCACCTGACGTGTTCGCCGACCGAAGGGATCCCACCTCATGA
- a CDS encoding CitMHS family transporter — translation MPPVLTSLAAAADEGYDLAFTPSDGVLVVLGFTMVLTFMALIMTRRLTPMVALIVVPTIFGLFAGAGFGLGDMIMDAIKSMAPTAALLMFAIMYFGIMIDVGLFDPLIRLITRVLGDDPAKVVLGTALLAGAVSLDGDGSTTFIITTSAMLPIYLRLGMSPVVLTCVAGLMNGTLNIVPWGGPTVRAASALSLQPTDIFVPMLPSLATGLVISLAFAWFLGLGERRRLAGSIDTTRIESTRGDGIFGAPRLFRGAEPKPGAAATLRTGNIVTVRGARDAVAATALVDAADTAMADTMLDPNRPTLRPRLIWFNLALTVAVMVLLVLDLFPLAFVFMVGAAIALIVNFPKLKSQADEIVAHAPSIVGVVSMVLAAGVLVGVLNGTGMVTAMASWITAVIPAEMGPFLAVITGVLSIPFTFFMSNDAFYFGILPVLAESASHFGIAPVEMARASITGQPVHLQSPLVPAILLLVSLANVNLGDHHKKVLWRAALVSLAMLAVGVLVGVIPLAA, via the coding sequence ATGCCCCCTGTTCTCACGTCACTCGCGGCCGCGGCCGACGAGGGCTACGACCTGGCGTTCACGCCGTCGGACGGTGTGCTGGTCGTCCTCGGGTTCACGATGGTGCTGACGTTCATGGCGCTGATCATGACGCGCCGACTGACCCCCATGGTCGCCCTGATCGTGGTGCCGACGATCTTCGGCCTGTTCGCCGGCGCCGGCTTCGGCCTGGGGGACATGATCATGGACGCGATCAAGTCCATGGCGCCGACGGCGGCCCTGCTCATGTTCGCGATCATGTACTTCGGGATCATGATCGACGTCGGTCTGTTCGACCCCCTCATCCGTCTGATCACCCGCGTGCTCGGCGACGATCCCGCCAAGGTGGTGCTGGGCACCGCGCTGCTGGCCGGGGCGGTGTCGCTGGACGGCGACGGATCGACGACGTTCATCATCACGACCTCCGCGATGCTGCCGATCTACCTGCGTCTGGGCATGAGCCCGGTCGTCCTCACCTGTGTCGCGGGACTCATGAACGGCACGCTCAACATCGTGCCGTGGGGCGGTCCCACCGTGCGCGCGGCATCCGCCCTGTCGCTGCAGCCGACGGACATCTTCGTACCCATGCTCCCCTCGCTCGCGACCGGTCTCGTGATCTCGTTGGCCTTCGCCTGGTTCCTCGGCCTCGGCGAGCGTCGCCGCCTCGCCGGCTCGATCGACACCACGCGCATCGAGTCGACCCGCGGCGACGGGATCTTCGGCGCGCCTCGCCTCTTCCGCGGCGCCGAGCCGAAGCCCGGTGCCGCCGCGACGCTGCGCACCGGCAACATCGTCACCGTCCGGGGTGCGCGCGATGCGGTCGCAGCCACCGCGCTTGTGGATGCCGCCGACACGGCCATGGCCGACACCATGCTCGACCCGAACCGGCCCACACTGCGTCCGCGTCTGATCTGGTTCAACCTCGCGCTGACCGTCGCCGTCATGGTGCTGCTGGTGCTGGACCTGTTCCCGCTGGCGTTCGTGTTCATGGTCGGTGCGGCGATCGCACTGATCGTCAACTTCCCGAAGCTCAAGAGCCAGGCGGACGAGATCGTCGCGCACGCCCCCTCGATCGTCGGCGTCGTGTCGATGGTCCTCGCCGCCGGTGTGCTGGTCGGCGTGCTCAACGGCACCGGGATGGTGACGGCGATGGCCTCGTGGATCACGGCAGTGATCCCCGCCGAAATGGGACCCTTCCTCGCGGTCATCACGGGCGTGCTGTCGATCCCGTTCACGTTCTTCATGTCCAACGACGCGTTCTACTTCGGCATCCTGCCGGTGCTGGCCGAAAGCGCCTCGCACTTCGGCATCGCACCCGTGGAGATGGCGCGCGCCTCCATCACCGGGCAGCCCGTGCATCTGCAGAGCCCGCTCGTCCCGGCGATCCTGCTTCTGGTGTCGCTGGCGAACGTCAACCTCGGAGATCACCACAAGAAGGTGCTGTGGCGGGCCGCGCTCGTCTCGCTGGCGATGCTCGCCGTCGGCGTGCTCGTCGGGGTGATCCCGCTCGCCGCCTGA